The following coding sequences lie in one Pseudomonas svalbardensis genomic window:
- a CDS encoding F0F1 ATP synthase subunit delta, which produces MAELTTLARPYAKAAFEHAQAHQQLASWSAMLGLAAAVSQDDTMQRVLKAPRLTSADKAATFIDVCGDKFDVKAQNFINVVAENDRLPLLPEIAALFDLYKAEQEKSVDVEVTSAFALNQEQQDKLAKVLSARLNREVRLQVEEDKSLIGGIVIRAGDLVIDGSVRGKLANLAEALKS; this is translated from the coding sequence ATGGCAGAATTGACCACGTTGGCCCGACCTTACGCTAAGGCAGCCTTCGAGCACGCCCAGGCCCACCAGCAACTGGCCTCTTGGTCAGCCATGCTCGGCCTGGCTGCAGCAGTGTCGCAAGACGACACCATGCAGCGCGTGCTCAAGGCCCCGCGACTGACGAGCGCAGACAAGGCCGCCACGTTTATAGACGTGTGCGGCGACAAGTTTGATGTGAAGGCACAGAACTTCATTAACGTCGTTGCCGAAAACGACCGTCTCCCGCTGTTGCCGGAGATCGCCGCTCTGTTTGACCTGTACAAGGCCGAACAAGAGAAATCGGTAGACGTTGAAGTCACCAGTGCTTTTGCATTGAACCAAGAACAGCAAGACAAACTCGCCAAGGTTCTCAGTGCACGACTCAACCGGGAAGTGCGCCTGCAAGTCGAGGAAGACAAATCCCTTATTGGGGGCATTGTCATCCGCGCCGGCGACCTGGTAATCGATGGCTCGGTTCGCGGCAAACTCGCGAACCTTGCCGAAGCATTGAAATCTTGA
- a CDS encoding F0F1 ATP synthase subunit B — translation MNINATLIGQSVAFFIFVLFCMKFVWPPVIAALHERQKKIADGLDAAARAARDLELAQDKAGQQLREAKAQAAEIIEQAKKRGNQIVEEAVEKARIDADRVKVQAQAEIEQELNSVKDALRAQLGALAVGGAEKILGATIDQNAHAELVNKLAAEI, via the coding sequence GTGAACATTAATGCAACCCTGATTGGCCAGTCCGTTGCGTTCTTCATTTTTGTACTGTTTTGCATGAAGTTCGTGTGGCCTCCGGTCATCGCGGCTTTGCACGAACGTCAGAAGAAGATCGCGGATGGACTGGACGCTGCCGCCCGAGCAGCTCGCGACCTGGAGTTGGCCCAAGATAAAGCGGGTCAACAACTGCGCGAAGCAAAAGCTCAGGCAGCCGAAATCATTGAGCAAGCCAAGAAACGCGGTAACCAGATCGTCGAAGAGGCTGTTGAAAAAGCCCGTATCGACGCTGACCGTGTGAAGGTTCAGGCTCAGGCCGAGATCGAGCAGGAACTGAACAGTGTCAAAGACGCGCTGCGTGCCCAATTGGGTGCTCTGGCCGTTGGCGGCGCCGAGAAGATCCTGGGTGCCACAATCGATCAAAACGCGCACGCGGAGCTGGTAAACAAACTGGCTGCTGAAATTTAA
- the atpE gene encoding F0F1 ATP synthase subunit C, with translation METVVGLTAIAVALLIGLGALGTAIGFGLLGGKFLEGAARQPEMVPMLQVKMFIVAGLLDAVTMIGVGIALFFTFANPFVGQLAG, from the coding sequence ATGGAAACTGTAGTTGGTCTAACCGCTATCGCTGTTGCACTGTTGATCGGCCTGGGCGCACTGGGTACCGCAATTGGTTTCGGCCTGTTGGGTGGCAAGTTCCTGGAAGGCGCAGCGCGTCAGCCAGAGATGGTTCCAATGCTGCAAGTCAAAATGTTCATCGTTGCCGGTCTGCTCGACGCCGTAACCATGATCGGTGTTGGTATCGCTCTGTTCTTCACCTTCGCGAACCCATTCGTTGGTCAACTCGCTGGCTAA
- the atpB gene encoding F0F1 ATP synthase subunit A yields MAETTASGYIQHHLQNLTFGQHPTGGWGFAHTAAEAKEMGFWAFHVDTLGWSVALGLIFVLLFRMAAKKATSGQPGALQNFVEVLVEFVDGSVKDSFHGRSPVIAPLALTIFVWVFLMNAVDLIPVDWIPQLAILITGDSHIPFRAVSTTDPNATLGMALSVFALIIFYSIKVKGIGGFIGELTLHPFGSKNIFLQALLIPVNFLLEFVTLIAKPISLALRLFGNMYAGELVFILIAVMFGSGLLWLSGLGIVLQWAWAVFHILIITLQAFIFMMLTIVYLSMAHEENH; encoded by the coding sequence ATGGCAGAGACAACCGCTTCGGGCTATATCCAGCACCACTTGCAGAACCTGACCTTCGGTCAGCACCCAACTGGCGGGTGGGGTTTTGCCCACACCGCAGCAGAAGCCAAAGAAATGGGCTTCTGGGCCTTCCACGTCGATACTCTCGGCTGGTCGGTCGCGTTGGGTCTGATCTTCGTTCTTCTTTTCCGCATGGCGGCAAAGAAGGCGACTTCCGGTCAGCCTGGTGCTTTGCAGAACTTCGTTGAAGTATTGGTCGAATTCGTCGATGGCAGCGTGAAAGACAGCTTCCATGGCCGTAGCCCGGTGATTGCACCGCTGGCACTGACCATCTTCGTCTGGGTCTTCCTGATGAACGCCGTCGACCTGATCCCGGTCGACTGGATTCCTCAGTTGGCCATCCTGATCACTGGTGATTCGCACATTCCGTTCCGTGCGGTATCGACCACTGACCCGAACGCTACCCTGGGCATGGCCCTGTCGGTGTTCGCGTTGATCATTTTCTACAGCATCAAGGTCAAGGGCATCGGCGGCTTCATTGGCGAACTGACCCTGCACCCTTTCGGCAGCAAGAACATCTTTCTTCAAGCCCTGCTGATTCCGGTGAACTTCCTGCTGGAGTTCGTGACACTGATCGCCAAGCCAATCTCTCTGGCACTGCGTCTGTTCGGCAACATGTACGCCGGCGAACTGGTCTTCATTCTGATCGCTGTGATGTTCGGCAGTGGTCTGCTCTGGCTTAGCGGCCTGGGCATAGTTCTGCAGTGGGCGTGGGCTGTGTTCCACATCCTGATCATCACCCTGCAGGCGTTTATCTTCATGATGCTGACCATCGTTTACTTGTCGATGGCGCACGAAGAGAACCATTAA
- a CDS encoding F0F1 ATP synthase subunit I, translating into MESRTPNRLPFHRLAVFPVLLAQFVVLVLAALALWYWHGVVAGYSGLCGGLIALLPNVYFAHRAFRFSGARAAQAIVRSFYAGEAGKLILTAVLFALTFAGVKPLAPLAVFGVFVLTQLVSWFAPLLMRTRLSRP; encoded by the coding sequence ATGGAAAGCCGCACGCCAAACCGCTTGCCGTTCCATCGCCTGGCAGTTTTTCCGGTCTTACTGGCTCAATTTGTCGTTTTGGTACTGGCCGCTTTGGCGCTCTGGTACTGGCATGGAGTCGTAGCCGGGTACTCAGGACTCTGCGGAGGCCTGATAGCCTTGCTACCCAATGTTTATTTCGCTCACAGGGCATTTCGGTTTTCCGGCGCCCGAGCAGCTCAAGCCATCGTCCGGTCTTTTTATGCCGGCGAGGCGGGCAAACTAATTTTGACGGCAGTGCTCTTTGCATTGACGTTTGCAGGTGTGAAGCCATTGGCGCCGCTAGCTGTATTCGGCGTCTTCGTGTTGACCCAACTGGTCAGCTGGTTCGCGCCCCTGCTGATGAGAACAAGACTTTCGAGACCTTAG
- a CDS encoding ParB/RepB/Spo0J family partition protein gives MAVKKRGLGRGLDALLSGPTVSSLEEQAVQADQRELQHLPLDLIQRGKYQPRRDMDPQALEELAQSIKAQGVMQPIVVRPIGSGRFEIIAGERRWRASQQAGRETIPAMVRDVPDETAIAMALIENIQREDLNPIEEAVALQRLQQEFQLTQQQVAEAVGKSRVTVANLLRLIALPEVIKTMLSHGDLEMGHARALLGLPENQQVEGARHVVARGLTVRQTEALVRQWLSGKQEPAEPVKPDPDIARLEQRLAERLGSAVQIRHGKKGKGQLVIGYNSLDELQGVLAHIR, from the coding sequence ATGGCCGTCAAGAAACGAGGTCTCGGACGTGGACTGGATGCACTGCTGAGTGGTCCGACTGTCAGCTCGCTGGAAGAACAAGCGGTGCAGGCTGATCAGCGTGAGCTGCAGCACCTGCCCCTGGACCTGATCCAGCGCGGCAAGTACCAGCCGCGCCGGGACATGGATCCTCAGGCGCTGGAAGAGCTGGCGCAGTCGATCAAGGCTCAGGGCGTGATGCAGCCGATTGTGGTTCGTCCGATCGGCAGCGGCCGATTTGAGATCATCGCCGGCGAACGCCGCTGGCGCGCCAGTCAGCAGGCTGGGCGGGAAACCATCCCGGCAATGGTTCGCGATGTACCGGATGAAACCGCGATCGCCATGGCGTTGATCGAGAACATCCAGCGCGAAGACCTCAATCCGATCGAAGAAGCGGTGGCTTTGCAGCGTTTGCAGCAGGAATTCCAGCTGACGCAGCAACAAGTGGCCGAAGCCGTGGGCAAATCCCGCGTGACCGTGGCCAACCTGCTACGCTTGATCGCGTTGCCGGAAGTCATCAAAACCATGCTGTCCCACGGCGACCTGGAAATGGGTCATGCACGTGCTTTGCTCGGTTTACCGGAAAATCAACAGGTTGAAGGGGCGCGACACGTTGTCGCACGGGGGCTGACTGTACGCCAGACTGAAGCACTGGTTCGCCAGTGGTTGAGTGGCAAACAGGAACCTGCTGAACCGGTAAAGCCGGACCCGGATATCGCTCGACTCGAACAGCGTCTGGCTGAGCGCCTAGGCTCTGCGGTGCAGATCCGCCACGGGAAAAAGGGGAAGGGGCAGTTGGTGATCGGTTACAACTCCCTGGATGAGCTTCAAGGTGTACTTGCACACATCCGCTGA